The following proteins are co-located in the Macadamia integrifolia cultivar HAES 741 chromosome 3, SCU_Mint_v3, whole genome shotgun sequence genome:
- the LOC122074064 gene encoding transmembrane 9 superfamily member 11-like yields MGRFHQIWIWVLLCCVIFPSGDGFYLPGSYPHKYEVGEQLSVKVNSLTSIDAEVPFSYYSLPFCKPQEGVKDSRENLGELLMGDRIENSPLKFKMNTNESEIFLCQTGPLSADDFSVLTNRIDEMYQVNLILDNLPAIRYTKKDSYLIRWTGYPVGIKVQEVYYVFNHLKFTVLVHKYDETNKARVMGTGDTGEVIPTLEKSGSGVPGYMVVGFEVVPCSFQHDAEVVKKLKMYEKYPSPIRCDPSTVAMAVKQGQSMAFTYEVNFVESDIKWPSRWDAYLKMEGAKVHWFSILNSLMVITFLAGIVLVIFLRTVRRDLTHYEQLDKEAQAQMNEELSGWKLVVGDIFRTPNNPALLCIMAGDGVQILGMGVVTILFAALGFMSPASRGGLLTGMLFFYMFLGIAAGYVAVRLWRTINCNDNMGWISIAWKAACFFPGIAFLILTTLNFLLWGSHSTGAIPFSIFVVLILLWFCISVPLTLVGGYLGAKAPHIEYPVRTNQIPREVPAQKYSSWLLVLGAGTLPFGTLFIEFFFILSSIWMGRVYYVFGFLFVVLILLVVVCAEVSLVLTYMHLCVEDWRWWWKSFFASGSVALYIFLYSINYLIFDLRNLSGPISATLYLGYSLFMGIAVMLATGTVGFLSSFWFVHYLFSSVKLD; encoded by the coding sequence ATGGGCCGTTTCCATCAAATCTGGATCTGGGTATTGCTTTGCTGCGTGATCTTCCCATCCGGAGATGGGTTCTATCTCCCGGGTAGTTACCCTCACAAATACGAAGTTGGCGAACAGTTATCAGTGAAAGTGAATTCTCTTACTTCCATTGATGCCGAGGTGCCCTTCAGCTATTACAGTCTACCCTTTTGTAAACCTCAAGAGGGCGTGAAGGATAGCCGAGAAAACCTTGGTGAACTCCTTATGGGTGATAGGATCGAGAATTCGCCCCTCAAGTTTAAGATGAACACCAATGAGAGTGAAATTTTTCTCTGCCAAACTGGTCCCTTATCAGCCGATGACTTCAGCGTTTTGACGAATAGGATTGATGAGATGTATCAGGTGAATCTGATCCTCGACAACCTCCCTGCAATTCGTTACACGAAGAAAGATAGTTACCTCATCCGATGGACTGGTTACCCAGTCGGTATCAAGGTTCAGGAGGTTTACTACGTGTTCAACCATTTGAAGTTCACGGTTTTGGTTCACAAGTATGACGAAACCAATAAGGCCCGAGTGATGGGCACTGGTGACACTGGTGAGGTGATCCCTACATTGGAGAAGTCTGGATCAGGTGTGCCTGGTTACATGGTTGTGGGATTTGAGGTGGTCCCTTGCAGTTTCCAGCACGATGCAGAAGTGGTAAAGAAATTGAAGATGtatgaaaaatacccatctCCTATTCGCTGCGATCCCTCCACTGTGGCAATGGCTGTTAAGCAAGGTCAGTCAATGGCCTTCACCTATGAGGTAAACTTTGTGGAGAGTGATATCAAGTGGCCATCGAGATGGGATGCATATTTGAAGATGGAGGGAGCTAAGGTCCACTGGTTCTCGATTCTTAACTCTCTAATGGTGATCACTTTCCTTGCTGGTATTGTGCTTGTTATATTCTTGAGGACTGTTCGGCGAGACCTTACTCACTACGAGCAGCTTGACAAGGAAGCACAGGCCCAGATGAACGAGGAGCTATCTGGGTGGAAGCTTGTTGTGGGAGATATCTTCAGGACTCCAAACAATCCAGCACTCTTGTGTATAATGGCAGGTGATGGTGTTCAGATTCTGGGGATGGGAGTTGTGACTATCTTGTTTGCTGCGCTTGGTTTCATGTCTCCAGCTTCTCGCGGAGGCCTCCTCACTGGTATGCTGTTCTTCTACATGTTCCTTGGAATTGCGGCGGGTTATGTAGCCGTGCGGCTTTGGAGGACAATCAACTGTAATGATAACATGGGATGGATTTCAATCGCATGGAAGGCTGCCTGCTTCTTCCCCGGTATCGCTTTCCTGATTCTCACCACTCTGAATTTCCTTTTGTGGGGTAGCCACAGTACTGGGGCAATTCCATTCTCCATTTTTGTTGTTCTGATTTTGCTTTGGTTCTGCATCTCTGTGCCTCTTACTCTTGTGGGTGGGTACCTTGGGGCCAAGGCACCTCACATTGAGTACCCTGTTCGGACCAATCAGATCCCTCGTGAAGTCCCAGCTCAAAAATACTCTTCTTGGTTATTGGTGTTAGGAGCAGGGACTCTTCCTTTTGGGACACTCTTCATTGAATTCTTCTTCATACTGTCTAGCATTTGGATGGGCCGTGTCTATTATGTTTTTGGATTCTTGTTCGTTGTACTAATCCTTCTTGTGGTTGTATGTGCTGAAGTGTCTCTCGTCCTCACTTACATGCACCTGTGTGTGGAGGactggaggtggtggtggaaaTCCTTCTTTGCCTCTGGTTCAGTTGCATTGTACATTTTCTTATACTCCATAAACTATCTTATTTTCGATCTCAGAAATCTGAGCGGACCTATTTCGGCTACTCTTTACCTGGGTTACTCGCTCTTCATGGGTATAGCAGTCATGCTTGCCACGGGCACAGTTggtttcctttcttccttctggTTTGTGCATTACCTGTTTTCTTCAGTGAAACTAGATTAA
- the LOC122074055 gene encoding transmembrane 9 superfamily member 11 translates to MQRLGTMGCLRQFWILFLFSCLILQSGDGFYLPGSYPHKYGVGDQLSVKVNSLTSIETEMPFSYYSLPFCKPSEGVKDSAENLGELLMGDRIENSPYKFRMYTNETEIFQCKTDPLSADDYKILTKRIDEMYQVNLILDNLPAIRYTKKEGYFLRWTGYPVGIKVQAVYYMFNHLKFTVLVHKYEETNVARVMGTGDAAEVIPTIEKPGSDVPGYMVVGFEVVPCSFQHNVDSVKNLKMYEKYPSPIRCDPSTVAMVVKQGQPLIFTYEVSFVESDIKWPSRWDAYLKMEGSKVHWFSILNSLMVITFLAGIVLVIFLRTVRRDLTRYEELDKEAQAQMNEELSGWKLVVGDVFRAPGHPALLCIMVGDGIQILGMAVVTILFAALGFMSPASRGTLITGMLFFYMILGIAAGYFAVRLWRTIGCGDSKGWVSISWKAACFFPGIVFLILITLNFLLWGSHSTGAIPFSLFVILILLWFCISVPLTLVGGYFGAKAPHIEYPVRTNQIPREIPAQKYPSWLLVLGAGTLPFGTLFIELFFIMSSIWMGRVYYVFGFLFIVLILLVVVCAEVSLVLTYMHLCVEDWRWWWKSFFASGSVAIYIFLYSINYLVFDLKSLSGPVSATLYLGYSLFMVLAIMFATGTVGFLSSFWFVHYLFFSVKLD, encoded by the coding sequence ATGCAAAGACTGGGGACGATGGGCTGTTTGCGTCAATTTTGGATCTTGTTCCTGTTTTCCTGCTTGATTCTTCAATCCGGAGATGGGTTTTATCTTCCGGGTAGTTACCCTCACAAATATGGTGTCGGCGACCAGTTGTCAGTGAAAGTAAATTCTCTTACTTCGATCGAAACTGAGATGCCCTTCAGCTATTACAGTCTCCCATTCTGCAAGCCCTCTGAGGGCGTGAAGGACAGTGCGGAAAACCTCGGTGAGCTTCTCATGGGGGATAGGATCGAGAATTCGCCTTACAAGTTTCGGATGTACACCAATGAGACCGAGATCTTTCAATGCAAGACCGATCCCTTATCTGCCGATGACTACAAAATTTTGACGAAGAGGATCGATGAGATGTATCAGGTAAATCTGATCCTTGACAACCTTCCTGCTATTCGGTACACGAAGAAAGAAGGTTACTTCCTCCGATGGACTGGTTATCCTGTTGGGATCAAGGTTCAAGCCGTGTACTATATGTTCAACCATTTGAAATTCACAGTTCTGGTCCATAAGTATGAGGAGACGAATGTAGCTCGAGTTATGGGGACTGGCGATGCTGCTGAGGTTATCCCTACAATCGAGAAGCCTGGATCAGATGTGCCCGGTTATATGGTTGTTGGGTTCGAGGTGGTTCCCTGTAGTTTTCAGCACAATGTGGATTCAGTGAAGAATCTGAAGATGTACGAGAAGTACCCATCACCCATTCGCTGTGATCCATCCACTGTTGCAATGGTCGTTAAGCAAGGTCAGCCCCTGATATTCACCTACGAAGTCTCTTTCGTGGAGAGCGATATCAAGTGGCCTTCGAGATGGGATGCATATCTGAAGATGGAGGGATCCAAGGTCCACTGGTTCTCGATTCTCAATTCTCTAATGGTGATCACTTTCCTTGCTGGTATTGTGCTTGTGATCTTCTTGAGGACTGTTCGGAGAGACCTTACTCGCTATGAGGAACTCGACAAGGAAGCTCAAGCCCAGATGAACGAGGAGTTATCTGGGTGGAAGCTTGTTGTGGGAGATGTCTTTAGAGCTCCAGGCCATCCGGCACTTCTCTGTATAATGGTTGGCGACGGGATTCAGATTCTTGGAATGGCTGTTGTGACAATCTTGTTTGCTGCCCTGGGATTCATGTCTCCAGCTTCTCGTGGCACTCTCATTACTGGTATGCTGTTCTTCTACATGATCCTTGGAATTGCAGCTGGTTATTTTGCTGTGCGCCTTTGGAGGACAATTGGATGTGGTGATTCAAAAGGTTGGGTTTCAATCTCTTGGAAGGCAGCCTGCTTCTTCCCTGGTATTGTCTTTCTGATACTGATCACTTTGAATTTCCTTTTGTGGGGTAGCCATAGTACTGGAGCCATTCCTTTTTCATTGTTTGTTATTCTAATTTTGCTCTGGTTCTGCATCTCTGTGCCTCTTACTCTTGTGGGTGGGTACTTTGGAGCTAAGGCACCTCACATTGAGTACCCAGTTAGGACCAATCAGATCCCTCGTGAAATCCCAGCTCAAAAATACCCATCGTGGTTGTTAGTCCTTGGAGCAGGAACTCTTCCTTTTGGTACTCTCTTCATTGAACTTTTCTTCATAATGTCTAGCATTTGGATGGGCCGCGTTTACTATGTTTTCGGATTCTTATTCATCGTTCTGATCCTCCTTGTGGTTGTCTGTGCTGAGGTGTCCCTTGTCCTCACTTACATGCACCTTTGTGTTGAGGactggaggtggtggtggaagTCTTTCTTTGCTTCCGGTTCAGTTGCCATCTACATTTTCTTGTACTCCATTAACTATCTTGTATTCGATCTCAAAAGTCTAAGTGGCCCTGTCTCAGCTACCCTTTACCTTGGTTACTCACTCTTCATGGTTCTAGCAATTATGTTTGCCACAGGCACAGTTGGGTTCCTCTCTTCATTCTGGTTTGTGCATTACCTGTTCTTTTCAGTGAAACTAGATTGA